A DNA window from Bombus huntii isolate Logan2020A chromosome 10, iyBomHunt1.1, whole genome shotgun sequence contains the following coding sequences:
- the LOC126870761 gene encoding pupal cuticle protein C1B-like has protein sequence MFSKIIVLACILAMSNAGILAPAGQYTLTPAALTSTSDNILRSSGNLAQIATQSKTVATPFSSTSRSDIRVTNPAIYAHTAPVAYAAAHAPLAAPLAAPVSPLLGVAYSPAVAVSHMAYSSPIGVSYSW, from the exons ATGTTCTCGAAG aTCATAGTACTCGCTTGCATTCTTGCCATGAGCAACGCCGGTATCTTGGCACCAGCTGGACAATATACTCTGACCCCTGCGGCTTTAACGTCCACATCGGACAATATCCTTCGCAGCTCGGGAAATCTGGCACAAATTGCGACCCAATCGAAGACAGTTGCCACCCCATTCTCGAGCACTAGCAGATCCGACATTCGCGTAACCAACCCGGCCATCTATGCTCACACTGCTCCAGTGGCATACGCCGCAGCCCACGCACCTTTGGCAGCACCCTTGGCAGCACCCGTGAGCCCACTCCTTGGCGTCGCTTATTCTCCAGCGGTAGCTGTTTCGCACATGGCCTACAGCAGCCCTATCGGTGTCTCTTACTCTTGGTAA
- the LOC126870754 gene encoding pupal cuticle protein C1B-like isoform X2, which produces MFRFLVICGCLLAVGQAGVIGGGLLATAPAAVAVQPAAAAALPLSTAAALPLPTAALAVPTIATSTSNVIRGIGNLGAISAYAKSVDTPFSSVRKADVRVNNPGIVTATAVPAPVVAVANTALAAPVATAAVAAPALLAPGLTTAIGAAPALTAGLTPLGLNGLGALQGLGAVKVL; this is translated from the exons ATGTTTAGA TTCTTGGTGATTTGTGGTTGCTTGCTGGCGGTTGGACAAGCTGGCGTGATCGGCGGTGGTTTGCTCGCAACCGCGCCCGCAGCGGTCGCGGTGCAGCCAGCGGCAGCAGCGGCTCTTCCTCTGTCCACTGCAGCAGCCCTTCCCCTGCCCACAGCCGCCCTCGCTGTACCAACTATCGCAACATCGACCTCTAACGTGATACGGGGTATCGGTAACTTAGGTGCCATATCGGCCTACGCGAAGAGCGTAGATACGCCGTTCAGTAGCGTCAGGAAAGCGGACGTGCGCGTTAACAATCCTGGAATCGTGACGGCGACCGCTGTGCCCGCCCCGGTAGTTGCGGTCGCAAATACCGCTCTTGCAG CTCCAGTGGCTACAGCAGCTGTCGCCGCTCCTGCGCTTCTCGCACCTGGACTGACCACCGCAATCGGAGCTGCACCCGCTCTCACCGCTGGTTTAACTCCTCTGGGGCTTAACGGGCTTGGAGCTTTGCAGGGATTAGGAGCCGTCAAGGTTCTTTAA
- the LOC126870754 gene encoding pupal cuticle protein C1B-like isoform X1, whose amino-acid sequence MKMKQKFLVICGCLLAVGQAGVIGGGLLATAPAAVAVQPAAAAALPLSTAAALPLPTAALAVPTIATSTSNVIRGIGNLGAISAYAKSVDTPFSSVRKADVRVNNPGIVTATAVPAPVVAVANTALAAPVATAAVAAPALLAPGLTTAIGAAPALTAGLTPLGLNGLGALQGLGAVKVL is encoded by the exons atgaaaatgaaacagaaA TTCTTGGTGATTTGTGGTTGCTTGCTGGCGGTTGGACAAGCTGGCGTGATCGGCGGTGGTTTGCTCGCAACCGCGCCCGCAGCGGTCGCGGTGCAGCCAGCGGCAGCAGCGGCTCTTCCTCTGTCCACTGCAGCAGCCCTTCCCCTGCCCACAGCCGCCCTCGCTGTACCAACTATCGCAACATCGACCTCTAACGTGATACGGGGTATCGGTAACTTAGGTGCCATATCGGCCTACGCGAAGAGCGTAGATACGCCGTTCAGTAGCGTCAGGAAAGCGGACGTGCGCGTTAACAATCCTGGAATCGTGACGGCGACCGCTGTGCCCGCCCCGGTAGTTGCGGTCGCAAATACCGCTCTTGCAG CTCCAGTGGCTACAGCAGCTGTCGCCGCTCCTGCGCTTCTCGCACCTGGACTGACCACCGCAATCGGAGCTGCACCCGCTCTCACCGCTGGTTTAACTCCTCTGGGGCTTAACGGGCTTGGAGCTTTGCAGGGATTAGGAGCCGTCAAGGTTCTTTAA